In Oncorhynchus gorbuscha isolate QuinsamMale2020 ecotype Even-year linkage group LG03, OgorEven_v1.0, whole genome shotgun sequence, the DNA window aagcagtcttggagtgtggagtcagcttggtcggaccagcgtgggacctcagcgtgggagcttcttattttagtttctgtctgtaggcagggatcaacaaaatggagtcgtagtcagcttttccgaaaggggggcggggcagggccttatatgcgtcgcggaagttagagtaacaatgatccaagttttttccacccctggttgcgcaatcgatatgctgataaaatttagggagtcttgttttcagattagccttgttaaaatctccagctacaatgaatgcagcctccgggtaaatggtttccagtttgcaaagagttaaataaagttcgttcagagccatcgatgtgtctgcttggggggggggatatatatacggctgtgattataatcgaagagaatcctcttggtagataatgcggtctacatttgattgtgaggaattctaaatcaggtgaacagaaggatttgagttcctgtatgtttctttcatcacatacaggaactcaaatccttctgttcacctgatttagaattcctcacaatcaaatgtagacctgTTTGAGCCTTTGTTTGTATTCAGGAAGCAGgagaatggagtcatggtcaaATTTGCCCGAAGGAAGGACAAGAGAGGGTCTTGTATGCGTTTCTGTGGGAGAATAAAAGTGGTCTAGAGTTTTATCCCGTGCCAATAGGGGAGCTAAGTGAGGTAGGATTGATTTTAAGTCTCCCTGTGTTATTCACCACCCACCAGAAACGCTGAGGTGAGCagtttcttgtttgtttattgCCCCATACAGTTTGTTGAGTGCCAGAGTGGTGTTGGCTTGTGGAGGAATGTAGACAGCCGTGTAATTATGGATGAGATCTCTCTTGGTAGATATAAGTCTGCAGTTTACCATGAGATATTCTTTATCAGGTGAGCAAAAGCTTGAGACCAGTTGTTATTTATGGGAAAAAACACATACTGTCTCCTTTCGTTTTCTGTTAAGTCTATGTCataggaaagagcaggtgttcttaaatcatttgtacactcagtgtagaacTACCTGGCGATAGCGATGGCCTTGAAGCTACGGCGTCCCTCTGACACTGCTTTAGCGATGGCGTTCCTCTCTGCACACACACCCAGGTTGTTACACGCGTTCTCCACATTGCAACCTGAAGAGACGACAGATCACATTTACTGTCATGCACAGCGCTTTTCACTTGGTTTCAAAGGGCTTAAAACAAAAGGCAAACGCAGACAGAGCTGAAGACGTCtcccctgttccctataaagaTCTTATATGATTGGTCAATTGATGGATTGGTTGATTTGAAAATACCAAGCATCCTCttgaaaaaaaatgtgtttttattccAAGGAGATTACTTGGTTTCGATAGTTTTCCCCTAATTAATCATTAATAGGTTATGCAAAAACCAGTCATTCGAGAGCACAGTGTACTCAACAAAGTTATTGAAGTCCTTTGAATTTACTGACTGTTCATGTATTGTTATATAACCTAGTTATGCTTGTGCACAAGCATAACTAAATTCCTTTCTGACTAGATTCTAACGGACTAACTGATTAATTTCTGACTGAGTAAATTCCAACACTGAGGGAACAAGTGTGAATAATCTACAGAACTCTAGGACACAGACAGTTACATCATTCTGAACATCACAGGCCTGCTTCATATGTGGTTATTCCTTGGTTCAGGAACGTTGAAACATTGGATTTTACACACGTACATATTCCTGCTCTTGATTAGAAGCAATCTTTGTCACACATTTTACAGTGTAAATGTTACAGGGTAATGTATTTTTCAGAGTGTGGGATATGCCTATTTCCTGGTCTATTCTAAAATTCTTGATTAAAATGTAGAGGTTCTGTACATTTTTTACTTTACTGTAACACGTGCATCTAACGTCGGATCCTTCTCCACTAAGTCTTCCCAGTTCAATGTTGTAGCTAAACGACAACgcgttctcagtcaacttacctggtcaaATAGATCGAACTAAACGTATACTGATTGTCAGCTGTAGGTATTTTCTTTTAAGAAGATCAAGTAAACTCAATCCATAGATTTGAAGTGATGGATGATATCTCACCTGTGAACACTCTGTCGTCGTGGGCCAGGAGGGCAGCCCCGACCCTGAAATTGCTGTAGGGACAGTAGGAAAACTCCTTGGCCTCCAGAGACTGATGGATAAGCCCTTCTACCGTTACCCTGTCTGGGTGGTGGAGGAGCTGCGACCCCTGGTCCTTACCATGGAGCATCTCGATCTGCAGGTCTCCCATACTGACTctgagtctgtctgtggtgtgAATCTGTGGGTgttggtgcctgtgtgtgttcttGTTGAGTTTCTCTGACTTTCTGTGGAGGTATGAGTATGTCTTGTACTGTAATAAATTGGGGGAGGGTAGCTGGGGGGTGGTTTATTTCTTTATAGCCAATCCCTGTTACTTGtatatcctccccctctctgatgaATCTGGgtgggtatggtgtgtgtgtagagggaagggggcgaGTCAGCTGCGTGTTGAGCTGAGTGAGCTTGTTGCACAACCAGTAGGATGTTGCATATTGTTGCCTTAGCTTACTGTAAATGTTTTCTTTGTGGCAGTGTATAAAGTTCACAGGAGGTTTGTTGTgctggtaaaatatatatatattttgtagatGAGTAGCTAGTGATTCGTGAAGACACAGCTTGGTAAAAATAATTATCTTTATTGTTTTACTGGGAAAACACAGAGAAAACCCCAAATAACCTTACAAACGTTATTTATCCACAGATGAAATGGATAAGaagtacagtgagggaaaaaaataaTTGGATCCCCTgttgattttgtacatttgcccactgacaaagaaatgatcagtatATAAtgttaatggtaggtttatttaaacagaataataacaataataacaaaaaaaatccagaaaaaacacatgtcaaaaatgttataaattgatttgcattttaatgagggaaataagtatttgaccctccctctgcaaaacatgactcaGTACTTGGTCGCAAAACTcttgttggcaatcagaggtcagtagctactatcttgtctcatcactacaactcccggacgggctcgggagagactaaggttgaaagtcatgcgtcctccgatacacaacccaaccatgccgcactgcttcttaacacagcgcgcatccaagcTGGAAGccggccgcaccaatgtgtcggaggaaacactgtgcacctggcaaccttagtttagcgcgcactgcgcccggcccgccacaggagtcgctggtgtgcgatgagacatggatttccctaccggccaagccctccctaaccaggacctcgctaggccaattgtgcatcgccccacggacctcccggtcgcggccggttgttttcttggtgactatggtcccagctgccttgagatcattgacaagatcctcccgtgtagttctgggctgattcctcacagttctcatgatcattgcaactccacgaggtgagatcttgcatggagccccaggccgagggagattgacagttattttttgtttcttccatttgcgaataattgcaccaactgttgtcaccttctcaccaagctgcttggcgatggtcttgtagcccattcccgCCGTGTGTAGGTCtgcaatcttgtccctgacatccttggagagctctttggtcttggccatggtggagagtttggaatctgattgattgcttctgtggacaggtgtcttttatacaggtaacaaactgatattaggagcactccctttaagaatgtgctcctaatctcagctcattacctgtagaaaagacacctgggagacagaaatctttctgattgagagggggtcaaatacttatttccttcattaaaatgcaaatcaatttataacatttttgacatgcgtttttctggattttgttgttattctgtctctcactgttcaaataaacctaccattaaaattatagacggatcatttctctgtcagtgggcaaacgtacaaaatcagcaggggatcaaatactttttttcccctcactgtatgAGTTTGACAAGACATACAAAATAACATATTAATGCAAATATGATATAGAGGGAAATATGTCAACTAACAGTGCGGACACAGATGCTTTAGTGTGTCTTAAACTCTCTTTCTGTTTTGGTGACCGGACAAAATAAACCATGTTTTTCAATGGCTGTAAAGTGTACGTGGGTTTTTCTTATTCAACAAATGATTAGATGGGCTGTAAGGTTGATCAcatctatacagtacatccatctGTCTGCTGATAACACTATTACCTAGATGCTTTCTATCAGCAAAAAGACTATCACTCACTTTTGACATTCAGTACAGCATTCAGTAGCCATAAGAGAGATGATAGACCTGAGTGTATTTTTTTTCCCGTGTTTTCTATGTAGTAAAGAAAACTGGTGGTAATGGTTTACAGTGGGTAGTTCGGTATCTATGTCCCATATCGATACACTAACAGTTTCTGTACATGGTATCCCATTGTGATCCTTACAAAGGAGGAGACGGCGTCGCTAGCTGTCATTCTGCATGATCCACTTGATCCAGCTGATGTACTTCCTGACCTTGGTGTAAACGCCAGGGAAGTAGGGGTTGGCACAGCTGATGCCCCAGGACACGATGCCCTCAAAGTGCCCATTACAGATCAGAGGGCCGCCTGAGTCACCCTGATGGAATTGATGTGCTTTAATATCCGCATCAAGAAATTTGCTTGCCATACAGATATACTTGGCATAAGCACATCACAACATAtgtccagacctgggttcaaatacatgtgTTTTTTTATATAATTATTtatggtcacactttatttggatagtctggATTTTtgtctgtagatgctctacagatggtcatactatctgttgataagcaactgcttgctaaggttagggttagctttagaataagggttaaggttcaGGCGAGGGTTTACATGAGTGCACAGTTTGAGTAATTAAGGTgtcagacagtgacacattcaataatACTTTGCACACTTAGCTGCGTCTAGCTGGTCAAGGGTGTAACCATTAGTCAtctcatagtcaacatagctactaaaactaacacgttagtaaaccctctacagtcagaaagcagtttagcagttactcTGGCGCGTCCCAGTGGCAAAAAATGGATTAAACCAAAAGCTGACtcagaagagttccagtgttgtatagccagctagttaacatagcatccctctctgtttaagCTCtctgagtaggctaaactagctagctgcattgaTGCTAGCTAAGTGAAGGTGGAAAACAAATATACTACGAAATATAGCTAGCATTCTTTCTatcttgcttctccttaattttggaaGGAATTAACTTGTTCAAacctgttcaactattgtctttctctttgattcaactaaactcagcaaaaacagaaatgtcctcactgtcaactgtttattttcagcaaacttaacatgtgtaaatatttgtaggaACATAAGATTCAGCAACTGAGATATAAACCAAACaatttccacagacatgtgactaacagagatggaataatgtgtccctgaacaaagagtgggtcaaaatcaaaagtaacagttcttgctgtgagatattaccccactcttccaccaagacacctgcGAGTTCCCGGGGGTATTTCCGGGggtaatggccctagccctcaccctccgatccaacaggtcccagaccaGCTCAATACGATTGAGATCcgtgctcttcgctggccatggcagaacactgacattcctgtcttgcaggaaatcacgtacagaacgagcagtattgctggtggcattgtcatgctggagggtcatgtcaggatgaccctgcaggaagggtactacaTGAGGTAGGGGGATATCTTagctgtaacgcacagcgttgagatagcctgcaatgacgacaagctcagtccgatgatgctgtgacacactgccccagaccatgacggaccctccacctccaaatcgatcctgttccagagtacaggcctcggtacAACGCTCATTGCTTCGACGATAAATgcaatccgaccatcacccctggtgagacaaaactgtgactcgtcAGAGAAGAACAGTTTTTGCCAGTCCTTTCTGgttcagcgacggtgggtttgtgcccataggcgatgttgttgccggtgttgtctggtgaggacctgccttacaacaggcctacaagcactcagtccagcatctctcagccttttgcggacagtctgagcactgatcgagggattgtgtgttcctggtgtaactcgggcagttgttgttgttgtcatcctgtacctgtcccgcaggtgtgctgttcggatgtaccgatcctgtgcaggtgttgttacacgtggtatgCCACTGCGAgggcgatcagctgtccgtcctctctccctgtagcgctgttttaggcgtctcacagtatggacattgccatttattgcccacatctgcagtcctcatgcctccttgcagcatgcctaaggtacgttcacgcagatgagcagggaccctgggcatctttattttggtgtttttcagtgtcagtagaaaggcctctttagtgtcctaagttttcataactgtgaccttaattgcctaccgtctgtaagctgtgtcttaacgaccgttccacaggtacatgttcattaattgtttatggttcatagtacaagcatgggaaacagtgtttaaaccctttacaatgatctGTGAagttttttttacaaattatctttgaaaaacTGGGTACTGAAAAAGTTTATTTTATTGTTGAGtttactcaccacattttatgcagtgctagctagctgtaacttatgctttcagtactacattcattctctgatcctttgattgggtggacatgtcagttcatgctgcaagagatCTGatgggttggaggatgtcctccggaagttgtcataattattgTGTAAATATGGaaggggggtgagaaccatgagcctcctaggttttctattaaagtcaatgtacccagaggaggacagactgctagctatcctccggctacaccatggtactACGCTACAGAGTGCTGCTAAGGCTGCTGTAgaccattgcaaaacagtgtgttttaataaatgatTTATTTGGTCACGTGAAAATATTTACTATAGTTTTATCTTAAAGGGTAACTTttggatgtttaaaaaaaatactattttCAGTTACCTGTATTAATTTCATGagagtgtatttgagtattttcaaatactttccAAGTGTATTTTCATATATATTCCAATATTCAACTACTTAATAATTGAAATACCttatagtatttgaacccaggtctgcataCGTCACGACATAAAGTACCTTACAGTCTGACATTCAGAGACAGGCTACACATTCCTGTCTCCATACTAGCATTATAATTAGAATGTACAGTATGCCGATACATTACTTAATTCTAAGAAGTATAGTAGTCTGTATTATGGACACTGAAATAGAGCCACAgatctcttctctctcacctgaCATGAGTCCTTCCCTCCGAAGGGAGAGCCGGCACAGAGCATGTTGTCTGTGATCCTGAAGTAGTAGTAGTTCTGGCAGTTGGTGATAACGTCAACATCCACAGCTTGGAGCACGGGGGACAGGTAGTAGCTGAAGATATTGGTGACCCCCCAGCCGCTTACCGTACAGGTCATTCCCTGTTGTAAAGGGGGCATGTCCACTCTGGGCAGGATGGCGGGCTTGATGTTGGCGTTGAGATTCACGGGTCTCACCAgctgatggagggatagagagggagagagaattgaTTCACTTGTTCACTTCTTAAGGATGACGCAGAATATAGTTCCCATGCAGGAACATCAATCAGCGGAAattcagagcgccacctatagtttttgataaaactcaaatttcattaaaacacacattcaatgtagtgaattaaagctacactcgttgtgaatctatccaccaagtcagatttgtaaaatgcttttcggcgaaagcatgagaagctattatctgatagcatgtacccccaaaatactgcaacgtcacctaacacgacagattttgcggtagccggcgctacccaaaaagcagaaataaaatataaaacattcattacctttgacgagcttctttcttggcactcctagatgtcccataaacatcactattgggtctttttttaaattaaatcggtccatatatagcctagat includes these proteins:
- the LOC124031638 gene encoding cytidine deaminase-like translates to MGDLQIEMLHGKDQGSQLLHHPDRVTVEGLIHQSLEAKEFSYCPYSNFRVGAALLAHDDRVFTGCNVENACNNLGVCAERNAIAKAVSEGRRSFKAIAIASDLHDQFISPCGGCRQFMREFGANWDVYLTKPDGSYLEMKVSELLPVSFGPEDLSMKKVVKIPNEY